A window from Eretmochelys imbricata isolate rEreImb1 chromosome 23, rEreImb1.hap1, whole genome shotgun sequence encodes these proteins:
- the LOC144279247 gene encoding osteoclast-associated immunoglobulin-like receptor, whose product MKESETGNLLPPCCVRRTWFVSPPLTACLFVNPEGSYPKPSISVSPGGVIPVGGNVTIRCWHQRLGMRILLYKDGDGNYTTYTDPAGSEAEFPIPSARREHGGNYTCRYSDRTGPATYSEPSDPVQIIVTDPSLPRPSISLSPTEITAPGADVTIRCQGQSRDVRFFLHKAGDLNPPRHMDPAGDRAEFCIPTVGRQHGGSYSCSYRARSEPFVSSQPSHPVELVVADPSLPRPSISLSPTGVTAPGADVTIRCRGQRRDVRFFLHKAGDLNPPRHMDPAGDGAEFHIPTVGRQHGGNYSCSYRPRSEPFVSSQPSHPVQLVVPGEGPGSVSPLPAPPPAGSSGGLRTDGTYSEPGSALG is encoded by the exons ATGAAGGAATCCGAGACAGGAAATCTCCTTCCCCCCTGCTGTGTCAGACGGACCTGGTTTGTGTCACCCCCACTTACTGCCTGTTTGTTTGTGAATCCAGAGGGGTCCtaccccaaaccctccatctcCGTCAGCCCCGGTGGGGTGATCCCCGTGGGGGGAAACGTCACCATCCGGTGTTGGCATCAGCGCCTGGGCATGAGGATCCTCCTCTACAAGGATGGAGACGGGAACTATACGACCTACACGGACCCTGCTGGCTCTGAGGCTGAATTTCCCATCCCCAGCGCCAGACGGGAACACGGGGGCAACTACACCTGTCGTTATAGCGACAGAACAGGACCAGCTACCTACTCGGAGCCCAGCGACCCTGTGCAGATCATTGTAACCG ATCCCAGCTTACCCAGACCCTCCATCTCTCTGAGCCCCACTGAGATCACCGCCCCAGGGGCAGACGTCACCATCCGGTGTCAGGGGCAGAGCCGGGACGTGAGGTTCTTCCTGCACAAGGCTGGAGACCTGAACCCGCCGCgacacatggaccctgctggggACAGGGCCGAGTTCTGCATCCCCACCGTGGGCCGGCAGCACGGAgggagctacagctgcagctACCGGGCCCGATCAGAGCCCTTCGTCTCCTCGCAGCCCAGCCACCCCGTGGAGCTGGTGGTAGCAG ATCCCAGCTTACCCAGACCCTCCATCTCTCTGAGCCCCACTGGGGTCACCGCCCCAGGGGCAGACGTCACCATCCGGTGTCGGGGGCAGCGCCGGGACGTGAGGTTCTTCCTGCACAAGGCTGGAGACCTGAACCCGCCGCgacacatggaccctgctggggACGGGGCCGAGTTCCACATCCCCACCGTGGGCCGGCAGCACGGAGGGAACTACAGCTGCAGCTACCGGCCCCGATCAGAGCCCTTCGTCTCCTCGCAGCCCAGCCACCCCGTGCAGCTGGTGGTACCAGGTGAGGGGCCCGGCTCAGtgtccccgctcccagccccacccccagctggatcCTCGGGGGGACTCCGCACTGATGGGACGTATTcggagccaggctctgccctgggCTGA